A genomic segment from Oncorhynchus kisutch isolate 150728-3 unplaced genomic scaffold, Okis_V2 scaffold3963, whole genome shotgun sequence encodes:
- the mrpl46 gene encoding large ribosomal subunit protein mL46 produces MAAPCSRMANRPLWQFITNVRRTGLKHTGVRQISLSSACRAATQTRSKTEGVASPWKLYGAVCLQRLPVISQERNPIEDQFAELMHQMELERSLLSDHEQRLLEDSERMTRKQADNYDSDEEEADYGGQETITAQDQEDSWEQKLKHFQPALRDRGRSGTPLGSVERCLGDSLVLLVQQTVGKETIWLLPQAQWEAGETLRQTAERGLNSLPEADFKATFLGNTPCGVYRYKFPKEVQTECCVGAKVFFFKAFLSAGSASQKEPFLWVKKTELQGYLKPPYLEKVDRFILNL; encoded by the exons ATGGCAGCGCCCTGCTCGAGAATGGCGAATCGCCCTTTATGGCAATTTATTACAAATGTCAGACGGACAGGGCTAAAACATACAGGAGTTCGTCAAATTTCTCTCAGTTCCGCTTGTCGAGCTGCAACTCAGACCAGAAGTAAAACGGAAGGCGTCGCGTCGCCATGGAAGCTGTACGGGGCGGTGTGTCTCCAGAGGCTGCCTGTCATATCACAGGAGCGGAACCCGATCGAAGACCAATTCGCTGAGCTCATGCATCAG ATGGAGCTGGAGAGAAGCTTGCTGTCGGATCATGAACAGAGGCTCTTAGAGGACTCAGAACGTATGACTCGTAAACAGGCAGACAACTATGATTCAGATGAGGAGGAGGCAGACTACGGTGGCCAGGAGACCATCACCGCTCAGGACCAGGAGGACTCCTGGGAACAGAAACTCAAACACTTCCAACCTGCTCTCAGAGACAGAGGTAGGA GTGGGACACCGCTGGGCTCAGTGGAGAGGTGTCTAGGAGACAGCCTGGTCCTGCTGGTCCAGCAGACTGTCGGTAAAGAGACCATCTGGCTGCTCCCTCAGGCCCAGTGGGAGGCAGGGGAGACTCTccgacagacagcagagagaggccTCAACAGCCTGCCAG AAGCTGATTTCAAGGCTACGTTCCTTGGCAACACCCCCTGTGGAGTGTACAGGTACAAATTCCCCAAAGAGGTCCAGACAGAGTGCTGCGTGGGAGCCAAGGTCTTCTTTTTCAAAGCTTTCCTGTCTGCAGGTTCAGCCAGTCAGAAAGAACCTTTCCTGTGGGTGAAAAAGACTGAACTGCAGGGATACCTGAAGCCACCTTACTTGGAGAAGGTTGACCGCTTCATACTCAACCTGTGA